The Pukyongia salina genome segment GCAGGCGCGATAACCGGGCTACGCTACACCCCGAAAATTGGATTGCAAATATATTCCTTTTATTTATTTTTCAAACGTTTTTTAGTACCTTTTCAGAAATGAGATCCCTATGAAAAAAATTGTGATTTTCCTGTTACCCTTGCTGCTGATATTTGCCTGTAAAGAACCGGTAAAAGAGAACGACGTTGCCATTAAATCTAACACAGCCCGAACATATTCAACAGTTCGTGTAGTCGATAATCTTAGCAATCCCTGGGGCATGACGTGGTTGCCTGATGGCAGCATGCTAATCACCGAAAAACGCGGAGAGATCCTTCACATTAAAAATGGAGTGAAAACTAATGTTGAAAACGTGCCGGAGATCTATGTGCGGGGTCAGGGTGGTCTAATGGATATTGAGATACATCCTAATTATAAGGAAAATCCTTGGATCTATTTTACATATGCTTCACCTGAAGGAGAAGGTAAAGGAGGTCATACCAAATTAAGCCGGGCAATGTTACTGGAAGGAAAACTAATAAATATCCAGCACTTGTATAAAGCCAGTCCAAATTCAACCAGTGGCCAGCATTTTGGCTCCAGAATAGAATTCGACAATGAGGGGTATCTGTATTTCAGCATCGGGGAGCGAGGTGATCGTGATAAAAATCCTCAGGATATTACCAGAGATGGAGGGAAGATCTATCGCCTTTACGACGATGGAAAGATTCCTGTCACCAATCCCTTTGTTAATGAAATGGGAGCCAAACCTGCAATTTTTACCTACGGGAACCGGAATCCCCAGGGAATGGCTAAACATCCCGAAACGGGTGAAATATGGATGCACGAACATGGCCCAAAAGGTGGCGATGAGATCAATATCGTTAA includes the following:
- a CDS encoding PQQ-dependent sugar dehydrogenase → MKKIVIFLLPLLLIFACKEPVKENDVAIKSNTARTYSTVRVVDNLSNPWGMTWLPDGSMLITEKRGEILHIKNGVKTNVENVPEIYVRGQGGLMDIEIHPNYKENPWIYFTYASPEGEGKGGHTKLSRAMLLEGKLINIQHLYKASPNSTSGQHFGSRIEFDNEGYLYFSIGERGDRDKNPQDITRDGGKIYRLYDDGKIPVTNPFVNEMGAKPAIFTYGNRNPQGMAKHPETGEIWMHEHGPKGGDEINIVKKRANYGWPVISYGVNYSGTKFTEETARPGMEQPVYYWTPSIAPCGMTFVTGDTYPEWKGHLLVGSLKFNYVELVKLKGNKVIGREKIAEGIGRVRNVKQGPDGFIYVAVEGDGIYKILPK